A section of the Meles meles chromosome 8, mMelMel3.1 paternal haplotype, whole genome shotgun sequence genome encodes:
- the LOC123950058 gene encoding olfactory receptor 52B4-like, giving the protein MTALNHTGVSHTVFRLLGVPGLEDQHMWISIPFFISYVVALLGNSLLICIILTSRSLREPMYLFLCMLAGADLVLSTCTVPQALAIFWFRAGEISLDRCITQLFFVYCTFISESGILLVMAFDRYIAICYPLRYTTILTPALIGKIGVTVCLRSYGTISPVIFLLKRLTFCKSNILPNTACKHIVLAHASCNDIRVNIWYGIFVLVSTVVLDVVLIFISYVLILRAVFHIPSRDARQKALNTCGSHVCVIVLFYEPGIFTTLTQRFGHHIAPHIHILLANVSIPPMLNPIIYGVKTKQIRDHVVHVLFTKQK; this is encoded by the coding sequence ATGACTGCCTTAAACCACACGGGGGTTAGCCACACGGTCTTCCGCTTACTGGGCGTCCCTGGGCTAGAGGACCAGCACATGTGGATTTCCATCCCCTTCTTCATTTCCTATGTCGTCGCCCTGCTTGGGAACAGCCTGCTCATCTGCATTATCCTCACAAGTCGCAGCCTCCGGGAACCCATGTACCTCTTCCTCTGCATGCTGGCTGGAGCAGACCTCGTGCTCTCCACATGCACCGTACCTCAGGCCTTGGCCATCTTCTGGTTTCGTGCTGGGGAGATCTCCCTGGATCGCTGCATCACTCAGCTCTTCTTCGTCTACTGCACCTTTATCTCTGAGTCAGGGATCTTGCTGGTGATGGCGTTCGACCGCTACATCGCCATATGCTACCCCCTGAGATACACCACTATTCTTACACCTGCTCTGATAGGGAAAATTGGAGTGACTGTCTGTCTGAGAAGTTACGGTACAATTTCCCCCGTAATATTTCTTCTGAAAAGATTGACTTTCTGCAAAAGTAACATCCTCCCAAACACAGCTTGTAAGCACATTGTCTTGGCCCATGCTTCCTGTAATGACATTCGAGTGAACATCTGGTATGGGATTTTTGTCCTAGTGTCAACAGTGGTCTTAGATGTtgtgttgatttttatttcatatgtgCTGATTCTCCGTGCTGTCTTCCACATCCCATCCCGAGATGCTCGCCAGAAAGCTCTCAATACCTGTGGCTCCCATGTCTGTGTCATCGTCCTTTTTTATGAGCCTGGGATCTTTACAACCCTTACTCAGAGGTTTGGACACCACATTGCGCCCCACATTCACATCCTACTTGCCAATGTCAGCATTCCTCCTATGCTAAATCCC